A single window of Vibrio alfacsensis DNA harbors:
- a CDS encoding DUF2788 domain-containing protein: MLYDYMDMLESIGLDLLFAAIFFFIGMAIKDVLKEGNVPVFGRRIVWLVLFLGCAGFIAKGIIQLSWEGSGLG; the protein is encoded by the coding sequence ATGCTATACGACTATATGGATATGCTCGAGTCTATTGGGCTTGATCTTCTTTTTGCTGCTATCTTCTTTTTCATTGGGATGGCAATAAAAGATGTTCTGAAAGAAGGTAATGTACCGGTTTTCGGTCGTCGTATTGTGTGGTTAGTTCTTTTCCTTGGCTGTGCTGGTTTCATTGCTAAAGGCATTATTCAACTCAGCTGGGAAGGTTCGGGGCTAGGCTAA
- the seqA gene encoding replication initiation negative regulator SeqA — MKTIEVDEDLYRFIASQTMHIGESASDILRRLLNLDGQLQEAELAPVIEQPQGIVVSKDAGKTDSVDLVKEMRSLLISDEFAGLKKAIDRFMLVLSTLHQLNPEGFSQATKVKGRKRVYFADNEETLLANGNTTKPKAIPGTPFWVITNNNTSRKRQMVEQVMANMEFQPDLIEKVTGSI, encoded by the coding sequence ATGAAAACAATTGAGGTTGATGAGGATCTATACCGTTTTATTGCAAGTCAAACTATGCATATCGGTGAAAGCGCCTCGGATATTTTGCGACGCCTTTTAAACCTTGATGGCCAGTTGCAGGAAGCAGAACTTGCTCCTGTTATCGAGCAGCCTCAAGGTATTGTAGTAAGTAAAGATGCGGGTAAAACAGATTCTGTAGACTTAGTGAAAGAGATGCGTTCTCTGCTGATTTCTGATGAATTTGCCGGATTAAAGAAAGCGATTGACCGCTTCATGTTGGTGCTATCAACCTTACATCAATTGAATCCAGAGGGTTTCTCTCAGGCGACCAAAGTAAAAGGACGCAAGCGTGTTTACTTTGCTGACAATGAAGAAACGCTATTGGCGAATGGCAATACTACCAAACCAAAAGCAATCCCAGGAACACCGTTTTGGGTAATCACGAATAACAATACCAGTCGTAAACGACAAATGGTTGAACAAGTGATGGCTAATATGGAATTCCAACCGGACTTAATAGAAAAAGTGACAGGTTCAATTTAA
- the nagA gene encoding N-acetylglucosamine-6-phosphate deacetylase, which translates to MYALSNCKIYTGSDVLTNHAVIIENGQIQSVVPEAQLPNGIEVKDLNGANLSPGFIDLQLNGCGGVMLNDEITPETMQIMHQANLKSGCTSFLPTLITSSDEDMQAALRAAREYHNKYQNQSLGLHLEGPYLNVAKKGIHSVDFIRPSDDGMIDLICANADIVAKVTLAPEQNAPEHIARLKAAGIVVSIGHTNATYAEAREGFEAGITFATHLFNAMTPMVGREPGVVGAIYDTPEVYAGIIADGFHVDYANIRIAHKIKGEKLVLVTDATAPAGADMDHFIFVGKKVYYKDGKCVDENGTLGGSALTMIEAVQNSVEHAGIALDEALRMATLYPATAIGVEDRLGRVRKGMVANLTIFDRDFNVKATVVNGQYEQN; encoded by the coding sequence ATGTACGCGCTAAGTAACTGTAAAATCTATACCGGTAGTGACGTTCTAACTAACCATGCGGTTATCATTGAAAACGGTCAAATCCAATCTGTGGTGCCAGAGGCCCAACTACCTAACGGTATTGAAGTTAAAGACCTGAACGGTGCGAATCTGAGCCCAGGTTTTATTGACCTTCAACTTAATGGCTGTGGCGGAGTGATGTTAAATGACGAAATCACACCAGAAACCATGCAGATTATGCACCAAGCTAACCTTAAGTCTGGCTGTACAAGCTTCCTTCCTACCCTAATCACTTCTTCCGATGAAGACATGCAGGCAGCTCTACGCGCTGCGCGTGAATACCATAATAAGTACCAAAACCAATCGTTAGGTTTGCACCTTGAAGGTCCTTACCTTAATGTCGCGAAAAAAGGCATTCACAGCGTTGATTTTATCCGTCCATCAGACGACGGCATGATCGACCTCATCTGTGCAAATGCGGATATCGTTGCAAAAGTTACACTTGCCCCAGAACAAAATGCCCCAGAACATATCGCCCGTCTAAAAGCGGCGGGTATCGTGGTGTCAATTGGTCACACTAACGCAACCTACGCAGAAGCACGCGAGGGTTTTGAAGCGGGTATTACGTTCGCAACTCACCTATTTAATGCGATGACACCAATGGTTGGTCGTGAACCTGGCGTAGTCGGTGCAATCTATGACACTCCTGAAGTTTACGCTGGCATTATTGCTGACGGCTTCCACGTTGATTATGCAAACATCCGAATTGCCCACAAAATCAAAGGTGAAAAGCTTGTTTTGGTGACCGACGCCACAGCTCCAGCAGGTGCGGACATGGATCACTTTATTTTTGTTGGTAAGAAAGTATATTACAAGGATGGTAAGTGTGTTGATGAAAACGGCACACTAGGCGGCTCAGCCCTAACAATGATCGAAGCAGTTCAAAATTCGGTTGAGCACGCAGGCATCGCTTTAGATGAAGCTCTACGAATGGCTACGTTGTACCCAGCTACCGCAATCGGTGTTGAGGATCGTCTTGGCCGAGTTCGAAAAGGAATGGTGGCAAACCTGACCATTTTCGATCGTGACTTCAATGTAAAAGCGACGGTTGTTAACGGACAATACGAGCAAAATTAA
- the nagE gene encoding N-acetylglucosamine-specific PTS transporter subunit IIBC, whose translation MNILGYAQKLGKALMLPIATLPVAALLLRLGQPDLLDIAFMASAGNAIFSQLPLLFGLGIAIGLSKDGQGAAGLAGAVAYFVLTATAATIDASVNMSFFGGIIAGIIAGHSYNAFHATRLPEWLAFFSGKRLVPIMAGLFSLVAGAIAGVVWPTIQGGLDALAHAVSTSGAIGQFVYGTLNRALIPVGLHHVLNSYFWFGMGTCQEVLVSGATAAGQALPALQQLCVDPALAKTLVAGQTHTFEFANSVTPEITATVKEVTETLKSGDLHRFFGGDKSAGVFMNGFFPVMMFGLPGAALAMYLAAPVEKRSQVGGALFSVAFCSFLTGITEPLEFMFVFLAPALYAIHAVFTGLSLVIANMLGTLHGFGFSAGLIDFVLNYGLATKPLVLFAVGLGFGALYFFTFSFAIRAFNLKSPGREDDDEAPAAPAAGDAKKGDLARQYLKALGGHDNLTSIDACITRLRLTLKDRSVADEAVLKKLGAKGVVKLGENNLQVILGPLAEIVAGEMKAIGAGEDLSDVKLP comes from the coding sequence GTGAATATTCTTGGATACGCGCAGAAGTTAGGTAAAGCTCTTATGCTTCCTATCGCAACGCTTCCAGTTGCAGCGCTTTTACTACGTTTGGGTCAACCTGACCTGTTAGATATCGCGTTTATGGCATCTGCTGGTAACGCAATCTTTAGTCAACTACCACTATTATTCGGTTTAGGTATCGCGATCGGTCTTTCTAAAGATGGTCAAGGTGCAGCTGGTCTTGCTGGTGCAGTTGCTTACTTCGTACTAACCGCTACTGCAGCGACAATCGATGCAAGCGTTAATATGTCATTCTTCGGCGGTATCATTGCAGGTATCATCGCTGGTCACTCTTACAACGCTTTCCACGCTACTCGTCTTCCAGAGTGGTTGGCATTCTTCTCTGGCAAACGTCTAGTACCAATCATGGCGGGTCTATTCTCGCTAGTAGCTGGTGCAATTGCTGGTGTTGTATGGCCAACAATCCAAGGTGGTCTTGACGCGCTAGCACACGCAGTTTCTACTTCTGGTGCTATTGGTCAGTTTGTATACGGTACGCTTAACCGTGCACTTATCCCTGTAGGTCTACACCACGTACTAAACTCTTACTTCTGGTTCGGTATGGGTACGTGTCAAGAAGTGCTAGTTTCTGGCGCAACAGCTGCTGGTCAAGCGCTTCCTGCTCTACAACAACTTTGTGTTGACCCAGCTCTAGCTAAGACTCTTGTTGCTGGTCAAACTCACACATTCGAATTCGCTAACTCTGTAACTCCAGAAATCACAGCAACAGTTAAAGAAGTAACTGAAACTCTGAAATCTGGTGACCTACACCGCTTCTTCGGTGGTGATAAGAGTGCTGGTGTATTCATGAACGGTTTCTTCCCTGTAATGATGTTCGGTCTACCAGGTGCGGCGCTAGCTATGTACCTAGCTGCACCAGTTGAGAAACGTAGCCAAGTTGGTGGTGCACTATTCTCAGTAGCATTCTGTTCATTCCTAACAGGTATCACTGAGCCTCTAGAGTTCATGTTCGTATTCCTAGCGCCTGCTCTATACGCAATCCACGCAGTATTTACAGGTCTATCTCTAGTAATTGCAAACATGCTTGGCACGCTACACGGCTTTGGTTTCTCTGCAGGTCTAATCGACTTCGTACTGAACTACGGCCTAGCAACTAAGCCACTAGTATTGTTCGCAGTAGGTCTAGGCTTCGGTGCTCTATACTTCTTCACATTCAGCTTCGCAATCCGCGCTTTCAACCTGAAATCTCCAGGTCGTGAAGACGACGACGAAGCGCCAGCGGCACCAGCTGCAGGTGATGCGAAAAAAGGTGACCTAGCACGTCAATACCTAAAAGCACTAGGTGGTCACGATAACCTAACTTCAATCGACGCGTGTATCACTCGTCTACGTCTAACGCTGAAAGACCGCTCTGTTGCTGACGAAGCAGTACTTAAGAAATTAGGCGCGAAAGGTGTGGTTAAACTAGGTGAAAATAACCTACAAGTAATCCTTGGTCCTCTTGCTGAAATCGTTGCTGGTGAAATGAAAGCAATCGGTGCAGGTGAAGACCTATCAGATGTAAAACTTCCTTAA
- the fcrX gene encoding ferric iron uptake transcriptional regulator FcrX: MSDNNQALKDAGLKVTLPRLKILEVLQQPDCQHISAEDLYKKLIDLGEEIGLATVYRVLNQFDDAGIVTRHHFEGGKSVFELSTQHHHDHLVCLDCGEVIEFSDDVIEQRQREIAAKYNVKLTNHSLYLYGKCGDGSCKQNPDAHKPNK; this comes from the coding sequence ATGTCAGATAATAATCAGGCGCTGAAGGATGCGGGCTTAAAAGTAACCCTTCCAAGGCTAAAAATTCTAGAAGTACTTCAGCAGCCAGACTGCCAGCACATCAGTGCTGAAGATTTGTACAAAAAGTTGATTGATCTAGGTGAAGAGATAGGTCTTGCAACAGTTTATCGTGTACTCAACCAGTTTGATGATGCTGGTATTGTCACTCGTCACCACTTCGAAGGTGGTAAATCCGTATTTGAATTGTCAACTCAACATCACCATGACCACCTTGTGTGTCTTGATTGCGGTGAAGTTATTGAGTTTTCTGATGACGTGATTGAACAACGTCAACGCGAAATTGCGGCTAAATACAACGTGAAGCTAACAAACCACAGCCTTTACCTTTACGGTAAATGTGGTGACGGATCGTGTAAACAGAACCCTGACGCACACAAGCCAAACAAATAG
- the glnS gene encoding glutamine--tRNA ligase has translation MSETDARPSNFIRQIIDKDLADGKHTSVHTRFPPEPNGYLHIGHAKSICLNFGIAQDYQGQCNLRFDDTNPEKEDIEYVESIKKDVNWLGFEWDGEVCYSSNYFDKLYEYAIELINKGLAYVDELSPEQIREYRGTLTAPGKPSPYRDRPIEENLALFEKMRAGEFEEGKACLRAKIDMGSSFMVMRDPVIYRVRFATHHQTGDKWCIYPMYDFTHCISDALEGITHSICTLEFMDNRRLYDWVLENITIDCRPHQYEFSRLNLEYTVMSKRKLNQLVTEKLVDGWDDPRMPTVSGLRRRGFTPASIREFCKRIGVTKQENMIEFGSLESCIRDDLNENAPRAMAVLDPVKIVIENFEEGAVETLTVANHPNKPEMGEREVPFTREVWIEREDFREEANKKYKRLVLGKEVRLRGAYVIQAERIEKDAEGNITTIYCTYDADTLGKNPADGRKVKGVIHWVSADKGLPAEIRLYDRLFTVANPAAANDFAATINPESLVVLNGFVEPSLVAAEAEQGFQFERMGYFCADSKDSSAEKLVFNRTVGLRDTWAKIENQ, from the coding sequence ATGAGTGAAACTGATGCTCGTCCATCAAACTTTATTCGCCAGATCATTGATAAAGATCTAGCGGATGGTAAACACACTAGCGTGCATACTCGATTTCCGCCGGAGCCAAATGGCTACCTGCACATCGGTCATGCTAAGTCTATCTGTTTGAACTTCGGTATTGCTCAGGACTACCAGGGTCAATGTAACTTGCGTTTCGACGATACAAACCCTGAAAAAGAAGACATCGAATACGTTGAGTCTATCAAGAAAGATGTAAACTGGTTGGGCTTCGAATGGGATGGTGAAGTATGTTACTCATCAAACTACTTCGATAAGCTTTACGAATATGCAATTGAATTGATTAATAAAGGCTTAGCGTATGTTGATGAGCTAAGTCCAGAGCAGATTCGTGAATACCGTGGTACGCTAACGGCGCCGGGTAAACCAAGCCCTTACCGCGATCGCCCAATCGAAGAAAACCTAGCGCTATTTGAAAAAATGCGTGCAGGTGAATTCGAAGAGGGTAAAGCGTGTCTTCGTGCGAAGATCGATATGGGTTCGTCATTCATGGTAATGCGTGACCCAGTGATCTACCGTGTACGTTTTGCGACTCACCACCAAACGGGTGACAAGTGGTGCATTTACCCAATGTACGACTTCACACACTGTATCTCTGACGCATTAGAGGGCATTACGCACTCTATTTGTACACTAGAGTTCATGGACAACCGTCGTTTGTACGATTGGGTACTTGAGAACATTACGATTGATTGTCGTCCACACCAGTACGAATTCAGCCGTTTGAACCTTGAATACACGGTGATGTCTAAACGTAAACTAAACCAACTTGTGACTGAGAAATTAGTTGATGGTTGGGATGACCCTCGTATGCCAACCGTTTCTGGTCTACGTCGTCGTGGTTTCACACCTGCATCTATCCGTGAATTCTGTAAGCGTATCGGTGTAACGAAACAAGAGAACATGATTGAGTTCGGTTCACTAGAATCTTGTATTCGTGACGATCTAAACGAAAATGCACCACGTGCAATGGCGGTTTTAGATCCAGTAAAAATCGTTATCGAAAACTTCGAAGAAGGTGCGGTAGAAACACTGACTGTTGCTAACCATCCAAACAAGCCTGAAATGGGCGAGCGTGAAGTACCATTTACTCGCGAAGTTTGGATTGAGCGTGAAGACTTCCGCGAAGAAGCGAATAAGAAGTACAAGCGTTTAGTTCTAGGTAAAGAAGTTCGTCTGCGTGGCGCATACGTTATCCAAGCGGAACGTATCGAGAAAGATGCAGAGGGTAACATTACAACGATTTACTGTACTTATGATGCGGACACGCTAGGTAAAAACCCTGCAGATGGCCGTAAAGTAAAAGGTGTTATTCACTGGGTATCTGCGGATAAAGGCTTACCAGCTGAAATTCGTTTATACGATCGTTTGTTTACTGTTGCTAACCCAGCGGCTGCAAATGACTTTGCTGCGACAATTAACCCAGAATCACTTGTGGTTCTTAACGGTTTTGTTGAGCCAAGTTTGGTGGCTGCAGAAGCTGAGCAAGGCTTCCAGTTTGAACGTATGGGCTATTTCTGTGCAGATTCAAAAGATTCTTCAGCAGAGAAGTTAGTGTTCAACCGTACGGTTGGTCTACGTGACACCTGGGCGAAAATTGAGAATCAATAA
- the fldA gene encoding flavodoxin FldA — MASVGIFFGSDTGNTEAVAKMIQKQLGKQLVHVQDIAKSSKEDIDNFDLLLLGIPTWYYGEAQCDWDDFFPELEQIDFSTKLVAIFGCGDQEDYAEYFCDAMGTVRDIVEAKGGTILGHTSTDSYEFEASKALVEGDDSQFVGLCIDEDRQPELTEQRVENWVKQIYEEMCLAELEG, encoded by the coding sequence ATGGCAAGTGTAGGTATCTTCTTCGGTAGCGACACAGGTAATACTGAAGCCGTTGCAAAGATGATTCAAAAGCAACTAGGTAAACAACTAGTTCACGTTCAAGACATCGCAAAAAGCAGCAAAGAAGACATTGATAACTTTGATCTTCTTCTTTTAGGTATCCCTACTTGGTACTACGGTGAAGCGCAATGTGATTGGGATGATTTCTTCCCAGAACTTGAACAAATCGACTTCTCAACCAAGCTGGTTGCAATCTTTGGTTGTGGTGATCAAGAAGATTACGCAGAGTACTTCTGTGATGCTATGGGTACTGTACGCGACATCGTTGAAGCGAAAGGCGGCACTATCCTAGGCCACACTTCAACAGACAGTTACGAGTTCGAAGCATCGAAAGCGCTAGTTGAAGGCGACGACAGCCAATTTGTTGGTCTATGTATTGACGAAGATCGTCAACCAGAGCTAACAGAACAACGCGTTGAGAACTGGGTAAAACAAATCTACGAAGAAATGTGCCTAGCTGAACTCGAAGGTTAA
- the pgm gene encoding phosphoglucomutase (alpha-D-glucose-1,6-bisphosphate-dependent) has protein sequence MAMHPRAGQKAQQEDLHNIPALVANYFLLQPDAANAEHKVQFGTSGHRGTADKHTFNENHILAIAQAVAEVRAEQGTTGPLFVGKDTHALSEPAFSSVIEVLIANGVKVIVQEDNGYTPTPGISHAILTYNITHDDKADGIVITPSHNPPQDGGIKYNPTHGGPAEAELTQAIEDRANALIAEGLQGVKRLPLAEAKASDLFVEMDLVKPYIDDLVNVIDMEAIQKANIKIGVDPLGGSGIDYWRQIGKVYNLDLTLVSEAIDPSFQFMSLDKDGVVRMDCSSPYAMAGLLALKDEYDLAFGNDPDYDRHGIVTPKGLMNPNHFLAVCIDYLYRHRDAWGKDVAVGKTLVSSALIDRVVADLGRELCEVPVGFKWFVDGLYTGKFGFGGEESAGASFLRKDGTPWSTDKDGILLCLLAAEITAVTGKNPQDYYEELAAKHGESKYNRIQAVANGPQKDVLKKLSPEMVAAETLAGDAITARLTHAPGNGAAIGGLKVTTANGWFAARPSGTEDIYKIYCESFKGEEHLKQIEAEAQEIVNQVFVAAGL, from the coding sequence ATGGCTATGCACCCTCGTGCTGGGCAAAAAGCGCAGCAGGAAGATCTTCACAATATCCCAGCACTCGTTGCTAACTACTTCTTACTTCAACCAGATGCGGCGAATGCAGAACACAAAGTTCAATTTGGCACTTCTGGCCACCGCGGCACCGCAGATAAGCACACCTTTAACGAAAACCACATTTTAGCGATTGCTCAAGCGGTAGCGGAAGTTCGTGCTGAGCAAGGTACAACGGGTCCACTGTTTGTGGGTAAAGACACGCATGCGTTGTCGGAGCCTGCGTTTTCTAGTGTGATTGAAGTGCTGATTGCAAATGGTGTGAAAGTGATTGTGCAGGAAGACAATGGCTACACACCAACGCCGGGTATTTCCCATGCGATATTAACTTACAACATCACGCACGATGACAAAGCAGATGGTATCGTAATTACACCATCTCACAACCCACCACAAGATGGCGGTATCAAATACAACCCGACGCATGGTGGCCCAGCAGAGGCTGAACTAACTCAAGCGATCGAAGATCGTGCGAACGCTCTGATTGCTGAAGGTTTGCAAGGCGTTAAACGCCTACCATTAGCAGAAGCGAAAGCATCGGATCTATTTGTCGAGATGGACTTGGTGAAACCATACATCGATGATCTAGTGAACGTTATCGATATGGAAGCCATTCAGAAAGCAAATATTAAGATTGGTGTTGATCCACTAGGTGGCAGCGGTATCGATTACTGGCGTCAAATTGGCAAGGTATACAACCTAGACCTCACACTAGTGAGTGAAGCGATTGATCCATCTTTCCAATTCATGTCTCTAGACAAAGATGGCGTAGTGCGTATGGACTGTTCTTCGCCTTACGCAATGGCAGGTTTATTGGCACTTAAAGATGAATACGACTTGGCATTTGGTAACGACCCTGACTATGACCGTCATGGTATCGTAACGCCAAAAGGTTTGATGAACCCGAACCACTTTCTAGCAGTGTGTATCGATTACCTATACCGTCATCGTGATGCGTGGGGTAAAGACGTTGCTGTTGGTAAAACGCTAGTATCAAGTGCTCTGATTGACCGTGTTGTGGCTGATCTAGGTCGCGAGCTTTGCGAAGTACCTGTTGGTTTCAAATGGTTTGTTGATGGCCTATACACTGGTAAGTTTGGTTTTGGCGGTGAAGAAAGTGCGGGTGCGTCTTTCCTTCGTAAAGATGGCACGCCTTGGTCAACAGACAAAGATGGTATCTTGCTATGTCTTCTAGCAGCAGAGATCACGGCAGTAACAGGTAAGAACCCACAAGACTACTATGAAGAGTTGGCTGCTAAGCATGGCGAGTCTAAGTACAACCGTATTCAAGCTGTAGCGAATGGCCCACAAAAAGACGTATTGAAGAAGTTGTCACCAGAAATGGTTGCAGCGGAAACACTAGCGGGTGATGCAATCACTGCACGTCTAACGCACGCTCCAGGTAATGGTGCTGCAATTGGTGGTCTTAAAGTAACGACAGCCAATGGTTGGTTCGCTGCTCGCCCATCAGGCACAGAAGACATTTACAAAATTTACTGTGAAAGTTTCAAAGGTGAAGAGCACCTCAAGCAAATTGAAGCAGAAGCACAAGAAATTGTTAACCAAGTGTTTGTAGCCGCAGGCCTGTAA
- a CDS encoding DUF1853 family protein, which translates to MNSLQRFYQWIANTPPLFKITPPFITVDNIPTSPLSGDENYNGNPRLGFLYQHLCTKLLTDSSRYELIAEEIQLNDSKGRTIGAVDLILKNLDDEEFEHWEVAIKFYLLHQGIWYGPNAHDQLHKKLDRMLTHQLKMSQRQEFHQQLVLDKNPAERLLLQGRLYINPFSQENVPKACLGYDLDPNQVTGYWCYQSQWEQIGEPLYALSKPQWAIGTNEYLTPIDKPSNRFVHAQTQNGQFWFIVEDSWPNHANTEK; encoded by the coding sequence ATGAACTCACTACAACGCTTTTATCAATGGATTGCTAACACGCCTCCACTCTTCAAAATCACTCCCCCTTTTATTACCGTTGATAATATCCCTACCTCCCCCCTATCAGGAGATGAAAACTATAATGGGAATCCTCGGCTCGGTTTCTTATACCAACACCTTTGCACCAAACTCCTGACTGATTCATCACGGTATGAGTTGATTGCCGAAGAAATTCAACTAAATGACTCAAAGGGTCGAACGATTGGGGCGGTTGATTTAATACTTAAAAATCTTGACGACGAAGAATTCGAACACTGGGAAGTTGCGATTAAGTTCTATTTGTTGCATCAGGGGATTTGGTATGGGCCGAACGCTCACGACCAATTGCACAAAAAGTTAGATCGTATGTTGACTCATCAGCTCAAAATGAGCCAAAGGCAAGAGTTTCATCAACAATTGGTATTGGATAAAAACCCAGCAGAACGCTTACTGCTCCAAGGGCGACTTTACATCAATCCTTTTAGTCAAGAAAACGTTCCTAAAGCATGCCTAGGCTACGACTTAGATCCTAATCAGGTCACTGGCTATTGGTGCTATCAAAGCCAATGGGAGCAAATCGGCGAACCACTCTACGCCCTTTCCAAGCCACAATGGGCAATTGGTACCAATGAGTACTTAACGCCAATCGACAAACCATCAAATCGATTTGTTCACGCTCAAACTCAAAACGGTCAATTTTGGTTCATCGTTGAAGATTCTTGGCCAAATCATGCCAATACAGAGAAATAA
- a CDS encoding Nif3-like dinuclear metal center hexameric protein, whose translation MNNLQLEKILNEKLSPQLIKDYAPNGMQVEGKSEIKRIVTGVTASQALIDKAIEVKADALLVHHGYFWKGESEPIRGMKGKRIRSLIKNDINLYAYHLPLDIHPELGNNAELARLLSINVEGGLEGHPQSVAMFGRLKQAMTGAEFAKKIQRVLNREPLHIEPNNADKLIETVGWCTGGGQDYIELAAQHGLDAFISGEISERTTYAARELDIHYFSAGHHATERYGIKALGEWLAEEHGLDVEFINIDNPV comes from the coding sequence ATGAATAATTTACAGCTGGAAAAAATCCTCAATGAGAAGTTATCCCCTCAACTCATTAAAGATTATGCACCTAACGGTATGCAAGTTGAGGGTAAATCAGAAATCAAACGTATTGTTACTGGCGTAACCGCTTCACAAGCATTGATTGATAAAGCCATCGAGGTAAAGGCTGATGCATTGCTTGTTCATCATGGGTACTTTTGGAAAGGCGAATCAGAGCCTATTCGTGGAATGAAAGGGAAGCGCATTCGTAGTTTGATTAAAAATGATATTAACCTTTACGCCTACCATTTACCGTTAGATATTCATCCAGAATTGGGCAATAACGCTGAACTTGCGCGCTTGTTGAGTATCAACGTGGAAGGTGGGCTAGAAGGTCACCCACAGTCCGTGGCAATGTTTGGTCGTTTGAAGCAAGCGATGACAGGTGCTGAGTTCGCAAAAAAAATCCAACGAGTATTAAACCGTGAGCCTCTGCATATCGAGCCTAACAATGCCGACAAATTGATTGAGACGGTAGGTTGGTGTACCGGGGGCGGACAAGATTACATTGAGCTGGCTGCACAGCACGGTCTAGATGCTTTCATCTCCGGTGAGATTTCAGAGCGAACAACTTACGCAGCTCGAGAGTTGGATATTCACTATTTTTCGGCAGGGCATCATGCGACTGAGCGTTATGGCATCAAAGCGTTAGGCGAGTGGCTCGCAGAAGAACATGGGCTGGATGTAGAGTTTATCAATATTGATAATCCCGTTTAA